A window of the Cucurbita pepo subsp. pepo cultivar mu-cu-16 chromosome LG01, ASM280686v2, whole genome shotgun sequence genome harbors these coding sequences:
- the LOC111808360 gene encoding uncharacterized protein LOC111808360 isoform X2: MDLCTVNLKNTATFSLKQPISPSLPKTTRRFSSSHLFGAHLLRLLEIPHFRPSASRSFLVTAVAKKNRDNSPSPGNGDHSVPGDDAKSNNISDANKTNESSSQKSHHINLDWREFRANLFAREQAEKVENAKGDAHECRPLGLKWAHPIPVPETGCVLVATEKLEGVRSFERTVILLLRCGNRHPEEGPFGVVINSPLHRKIKHMNPTNLDLATTFSDCSLHFGGPVEASMFLMKTGEKLKLHGFEEVIPGLCFGARNSLDEAAVLVKKGILKPQDFRFFVGYAGWQLDQLREEIESDYWHVAACSSNLISGAASEGLWEEILQLMGGHYSELSRRPKQDM, translated from the exons ATGGATCTCTGCACTGTAAATCTCAAGAATACCGCCACCTTCTCACTCAAACAACCCATTTCTCCCAGCTTGCCGAAGACTACGAGGAGATTTTCCTCTTCACATCTCTTTGGCGCTCATCTTCTGCGCCTGCTT GAGATCCCACATTTCAGGCCTTCTGCTTCTCGCTCTTTTCTGGTCACAGCGGTTGCCAAGAAGAATCGCGACAATTCTCCCTCTCCTg GAAATGGTGACCATTCGGTACCTGGAGATGACGCTAAATCAAACAATATTTCTGATGCCAACAAAACTAATGAATCTTCTTCCCAAAAATCACATCATATTAATTTGGACTGGAGGGAATTCAGAGCAAATCTATTTGCTCGTGAGCAG GCAGAGAAGGTGGAAAATGCAAAGGGTGACGCTCACGAGTGTAGGCCTCTGGGCCTGAAGTGGGCACATCCCATTCCTGTGCCTGAGACTGGGTGTGTCCTTGTGGCCACAGAGAAGTTGGAGGGTGTTCGCAGTTTTGAGCGAACAGTCATTCTTCTCCTCAGATGTGGAAACAGACATCCTGAGGAGGGGCCATTTGGGGTTGTGATTAATTCCCCGCTCCACAGAAAGATCAAGCATATGAATCCAACCAATCTTGACTTAGCAACTACATTCTCTGATTGCTCTCTACACTTTGGAGGGCCTGTTGAGGCGAGCATGTTTTTGATGAAAACAggagaaaaattgaaactccATGGGTTTGAAGAAGTGATCCCAGGCCTCTGCTTTGGCGCTCGAAACAGCCTTGATGAAGCTGCAGTGCTGGTGAAGAAGGGAATCCTTAAGCCTCAGGACTTCAGATTCTTTGTGGGCTATGCTGGGTGGCAACTGGATCAATTGAGGGAGGAGATTGAATCAGATTACTGGCATGTGGCTGCTTGTAGCTCAAATCTAATTAGTGGCGCCGCATCAGAGGGACTCTGGGAGGAGATTTTGCAGTTAATGGGTGGTCACTATTCAGAGTTGAGCAGAAGGCCCAAGCAAGATATGTAG
- the LOC111805598 gene encoding lysine histidine transporter-like 5 produces MEDIKLKSLNKLSMIFLACPPDVFEPAVQDPENNIQSHEEIHPDQATHFTTPPEEGKPHAQLNNWLPITASRKAKWWYSAFHNVTAMVGAGVLGLPFALSQLGWAPGVTAIVLSWIITFYSLWQLVQLHEVAPGRRFDRYPELGMYAFGPKLGYWTIMPLQLTVQVASSIVYAVTGGKSLKKSCELVFPDTFDEIRETYFILFFTVLQLVLSQSPNFNSLKGVSLLAAIMSFAYSMVACVASFIKGNEDHHSLQVTYGVRSHTAPGQAFDALNGIGTIAFAFAGHSVVLEIQATIPSTEEKPSKVPMWRGVTVAYVIVAICYISVSISGYWAFGIAVDDDVLVSLENPKWLIAAANFMVFLHVIGSYQVFAMPVFDTIESALVGSYRFKPSRALRLIARSSYVALVGFVGMCIPFFGGLLGFFGGLVFAATSYFVPCIMWLIIKRPKPWSFHWIASWTATIIGVSIAVLTPIGGLRQIILSFKSYKIFS; encoded by the exons ATGGAAGATATCAAACTAAAATCCCTCAATAAGCTATCTATGATCTTCCTTGCTTGTCCGCCTGATGTCTTCGAACCCGCAGTTCAG GATCCAGAGAACAATATCCAAAGCCATGAAGAAATTCATCCCGACCAGGCCACCCATTTCACGACGCCACCCGAAGAAGGCAAGCCCCATGCCCAACTTAACAACTGGCTGCCCATCACCGCCTCCAGGAAAGCCAAGTGGTGGTACTCCGCTTTTCACAATGTCACCGCCATGGTGGGCGCGGGGGTGCTCGGCCTGCCCTTTGCCCTGTCTCAGCTTGGATG GGCCCCTGGAGTGACGGCGATTGTGCTGTCTTGGATTATCACGTTCTACTCGCTGTGGCAGCTGGTGCAGTTGCACGAGGTGGCTCCCGGGCGGCGGTTTGACCGATACCCGGAGCTTGGGATGTACGCGTTCGGACCCAAGCTTGGGTACtggaccataatgcccctccAACTCACTGTTCAGGTAGCTTCCAGCATTGTGTACGCTGTGACCGGGGGCAAGTCCCTGAAGAAGTCGTGCGAGCTTGTGTTTCCGGACACGTTCGATGAAATCCGAGAGACGTACTTCATCCTGTTCTTCACGGTGCTTCAACTGGTGTTGTCCCAAAGCCCGAATTTCAACTCCCTGAAAGGAGTGTCTCTACTTGCTGCAATCATGTCCTTCGCCTACTCCATGGTGGCTTGCGTCGCATCCTTCATCAAAGGAAACGAGGACCACCACTCCCTCCAAGTCACGTACGGGGTTCGATCCCACACCGCCCCCGGCCAGGCCTTCGACGCTTTGAACGGAATTGGGACCATCGCGTTCGCATTTGCGGGGCACAGCGTGGTTTTGGAAATACAAGCCACCATTCCGTCTACGGAAGAGAAGCCGTCGAAGGTGCCGATGTGGCGTGGGGTTACGGTGGCTTACGTGATTGTTGCCATCTGCTACATCTCAGTTTCCATATCCGGATATTGGGCGTTTGGGATCGCTGTGGACGACGACGTTCTTGTTTCCCTGGAGAACCCCAAGTGGCTGATAGCTGCTGCCAACTTCATGGTTTTTCTGCACGTCATTGGAAGCTACCAG GTATTCGCAATGCCCGTGTTCGACACCATAGAATCGGCTTTAGTAGGAAGCTACCGGTTCAAGCCAAGTCGAGCACTGCGACTCATTGCCCGCAGCAGTTACGTTG CATTAGTAGGATTTGTGGGGATGTGCATTCCATTTTTTGGAGGACTACTGGGATTCTTCGGGGGATTAGTGTTTGCTGCCACCTCATATTTT GTGCCTTGCATCATGTGGTTGATAATTAAACGACCCAAGCCATGGAGCTTCCACTGGATTGCATCTTGG ACGGCGACGATCATTGGAGTATCGATTGCAGTTTTGACGCCCATTGGGGGACTTCGCCAGATTATTCTTTCATTCAAGTCCTACAAGATTTTCTCTTAA
- the LOC111781010 gene encoding ethylene-responsive transcription factor ERF020-like, which produces MASNSNTSPPETKKYKGVRRRKWGKWVSEIRVPGTQERMWLGSYSSPEAAAVAHDVAYYCLRRPSNLDHLNFPPMVLPLTNHLLIRDDMSPGSIQKAASDAAMAVDAQYICNSSPDRGSSGGTGAFHGSGYESYTAMNDQDRDRDISIEDYL; this is translated from the coding sequence ATGGCTTCTAATTCCAACACTAGTCCTCCTGAGACAAAGAAATACAAGGGCGTACGACGGCGTAAGTGGGGGAAGTGGGTGTCAGAGATTCGAGTTCCGGGCACACAAGAGCGCATGTGGCTTGGTTCTTACTCGTCGCCGGAAGCTGCCGCCGTGGCTCACGACGTCGCATATTATTGCCTGAGAAGACCCTCAAACCTCGACCACCTCAACTTCCCGCCCATGGTTCTGCCCTTGACCAACCACCTCCTTATCCGAGACGACATGTCGCCTGGCTCCATTCAGAAGGCAGCCTCCGACGCTGCCATGGCCGTCGATGCGCAGTATATATGTAACAGCTCGCCTGATCGGGGCAGCAGCGGCGGGACAGGGGCATTTCACGGATCAGGATACGAGAGTTATACTGCGATGAATGATCAAGATCGAGATCGAGATATTTCCATCGAAGATTATCTGTGA
- the LOC111808360 gene encoding uncharacterized protein LOC111808360 isoform X1 — protein MDLCTVNLKNTATFSLKQPISPSLPKTTRRFSSSHLFGAHLLRLLKIPLFRPSASRSFLVTAVAKKNRDNSPSPGNGDHSVPGDDAKSNNISDANKTNESSSQKSHHINLDWREFRANLFAREQAEKVENAKGDAHECRPLGLKWAHPIPVPETGCVLVATEKLEGVRSFERTVILLLRCGNRHPEEGPFGVVINSPLHRKIKHMNPTNLDLATTFSDCSLHFGGPVEASMFLMKTGEKLKLHGFEEVIPGLCFGARNSLDEAAVLVKKGILKPQDFRFFVGYAGWQLDQLREEIESDYWHVAACSSNLISGAASEGLWEEILQLMGGHYSELSRRPKQDM, from the exons ATGGATCTCTGCACTGTAAATCTCAAGAATACCGCCACCTTCTCACTCAAACAACCCATTTCTCCCAGCTTGCCGAAGACTACGAGGAGATTTTCCTCTTCACATCTCTTTGGCGCTCATCTTCTGCGCCTGCTTAAGATCCCACTTTTCAGGC CTTCTGCTTCTCGCTCTTTTCTGGTCACAGCGGTTGCCAAGAAGAATCGCGACAATTCTCCCTCTCCTg GAAATGGTGACCATTCGGTACCTGGAGATGACGCTAAATCAAACAATATTTCTGATGCCAACAAAACTAATGAATCTTCTTCCCAAAAATCACATCATATTAATTTGGACTGGAGGGAATTCAGAGCAAATCTATTTGCTCGTGAGCAG GCAGAGAAGGTGGAAAATGCAAAGGGTGACGCTCACGAGTGTAGGCCTCTGGGCCTGAAGTGGGCACATCCCATTCCTGTGCCTGAGACTGGGTGTGTCCTTGTGGCCACAGAGAAGTTGGAGGGTGTTCGCAGTTTTGAGCGAACAGTCATTCTTCTCCTCAGATGTGGAAACAGACATCCTGAGGAGGGGCCATTTGGGGTTGTGATTAATTCCCCGCTCCACAGAAAGATCAAGCATATGAATCCAACCAATCTTGACTTAGCAACTACATTCTCTGATTGCTCTCTACACTTTGGAGGGCCTGTTGAGGCGAGCATGTTTTTGATGAAAACAggagaaaaattgaaactccATGGGTTTGAAGAAGTGATCCCAGGCCTCTGCTTTGGCGCTCGAAACAGCCTTGATGAAGCTGCAGTGCTGGTGAAGAAGGGAATCCTTAAGCCTCAGGACTTCAGATTCTTTGTGGGCTATGCTGGGTGGCAACTGGATCAATTGAGGGAGGAGATTGAATCAGATTACTGGCATGTGGCTGCTTGTAGCTCAAATCTAATTAGTGGCGCCGCATCAGAGGGACTCTGGGAGGAGATTTTGCAGTTAATGGGTGGTCACTATTCAGAGTTGAGCAGAAGGCCCAAGCAAGATATGTAG